Part of the Imperialibacter roseus genome, TAAGCAGGACGTGCTGCGCTATGTGCTTTGCGCCAATGCGCCGGAAACCAAGGACAATGACTTTACCTGGAAAGATTTCCAGACAAGAAATAACAGTGAGCTGGTGGCCATCTTTGGCAACTTCGTGAACAGGGCAGTGGTGCTTACTCATAAATATTATGAGGGCAAGGTGCCTGAGAGAGGAGAGCTTTTCCAGTTTGATGAAGAAACGCTGGCTAAGTTGGCGGAATTCCCGGGAGTGATTGCCGGCTCTATCGAGCAGTTCAAATTTCGGGAAGCGTTGGCTTCGCTGATGGATCTGGCGAGGTTGGGTAATAAGTACCTGGCCGACACGGAGCCCTGGAAGCTGATCAAGACTGACCCTGAGCGTGTGAAAACCATCATGAACATCGCTTTACAAATAGCAGCCACGCTGCAGGTGGTGTGTGAGCCCTTTTTACCATTCACTGCCAGTAAGTTGGGTGGCATGTTCAACCAGAAAGGCGTCAAATGGAGTGACCTTGGAAAAGGTGATCTTTTAGCGGCCGGGCACCAGCTGGAGGCAGCGACGCTGCTGTTCGAAAAAATAGAAGACGATGTGGTGGAGGCTCAGATAGCAAAGCTGGAAGCAACAAAGAAACTAAACAGTCCTGCCGAAAAAGCAGGCGAAATAAAAAAAGCAGAAAAGATGGAGGTACCCGGGCTTAAGGAAGAGATAGTGTATGATGATTTCACCAAGCTAGACATGCGAGTGGCTACTGTGCTGGAGTGCGAAAGAGTGCCCAAGTCAGACAAGCTGCTCAAGTTTTTGCTCGACACAGGCATCGATAAGCGCACTATTTTAAGTGGCATTGCCAAGCATTATCAACCCGAAGACCTGATAGGAAAGCAGGTAGTGGTGCTGGCTAACCTGGCCCCCCGCAAAATGATGGGCATTGAATCGCAGGGCATGATTTTGTCGGCTGAGGATGAAGAGGGTAACCTGAGACTGTTGCAGGCCAATGCGGTAACAAATCCGGGAGCGACCATCAGCTAATTTTTAGTTGCTCGCAGAGACGCAAAGTCGCAGAAAAAAGGAATGCTCGAAGGCTTTACTTGGTCTGCTATAGGTTATTGACAATCCTTATAATGCCGTTTTTTATTAAGGACTCGTTGAAGTTGACAAGCAGACCTAATTTCAGTCCGGTGAGCTTTAGGTAGGTCAGAAGCTGTTTTTTGTGGACGTCAGCCAGCGACTCAATGGATTTAATCTCCACAATGACTTTGTCCTCAACAATCAAGTCTGCCCGAAAACCTTGATCCATCTTTATACCTTTCCAGACCACGGGTATGGCTATCTGCTTTTCAACTTTGAGTCCGTCAGCTGTCAGTTCATGATGTAAAATGGTCTCATATACTGTCTCGAATAATCCAGGACCGAGCTGACTGTGTATTTCATATAGTTTATTTACAATAATTCTGGAAATGTCGTTTTCGTGTAGTGTTGTCATATTTATTCATTTTTTTGAACGTAAAATAGTGCATTTGACTCACATGTAAGGTATTAGTATGCTTGGAGTGACATTTATCCAGCTCCAATTTCAATTCGCCGTGGATTCCCCGGCGCTTTTGAGTAGGTATCTCCTCTTCTGATATTCCTGCACTTCTGCTGGAAACATTCTCTTCCCTTAGCGCCTCTGCGTCTCTGGAGCCATATTCCTCCCTTAGCGCCTCTGCGTCTCTGCGAGCAATATTCCTCCCTTAGCGTCCCTGCGCCTCTCCGAGCAATATTCCTCCCTTAGCGTCCCTGCGCCTCTGCGAGCAATATTTCTTCCTTAGCGCCCCTGCGTCTCTGCGAGCAATATTCCTCGCTTATCAAAATCCATGTTGTTTCTTGTACCAACCCATATTAACTTAGCACGCCGTTAGAAAGACTATACGATGAGAGAAATACAATTCAGAGAAGCCCTTCGTGAGGCGATGAACGAAGAGATGAGAAAAGACCCCAAAATATTCCTTATGGGGGAAGAAGTGGCCGAATACAATGGTGCCTACAAGGTAAGCCAGGGTATGCTTGATGAGTTTGGGCCAGAAAGAGTGATCGACACGCCAATTGCTGAATTAGGCTTTGGTGGACTGGGTGTTGGTGCCGCTATGAACGGGCTGCGACCAATCATAGAATTTATGACCTTTAACTTCTCATTGGTAGCCATCGACCAAATCATTAACGGCGCTGCCAAAATGATGTCGATGTCGGGTGGGCAGTTCAATGTGCCTATCGTTTTCCGTGGACCTACAGGAAATGCAGGCCAGCTGAGCTCACAGCACTCACAAAACTTTGAAAATTGGTTTGCCAACACTCCTGGTTTGAAGGTGGTGGTGCCATCCAACCCATACGATGCCAAAGGCTTACTTAAGTCTTCCATCCGTGACGACGATCCGGTTATTTTCATGGAGTCGGAGCTGATGTACGGCGACAAAGGTGAAGTGCCTGAAAGTGAATACCTCATTCCGCTCGGCACAGCCAAGGTGGTGAGAGAGGGAAATGATGTAACCATCGTTTCTTTTGGTAAAATGATGAAAGTGGCTTTCGAAGCTGCCGATGCCCTTCAGCAGGAAGGAGTTTCAGCCGAGGTTATCGACTTGATGAGCGTACGCCCTATCGACTACGATACAGTGGTGAATTCGGTGAAGAAAACCAATAGGTTGGTGATTGTAGAAGAAGCCTGGCCTCTGGCGTCTATTGCTTCAGAAATCACTTACCACATCCAGCGCTACGCTTTCGATTACCTGGATGCGCCAGTAAGAAGAGTAACCAATCTGGATGTGCCACTGCCATACGCTCCTACATTGATAGAGTTCATTTTGCCGAACGCAAAGAAGACGATTGATGCTGTGAATGCGGTGATGTATCGCTAAGAAATAAAAACATTGAAGTTAAAAGGCCCGCCAATGGGCCTTTTTTTTTATGCCTTAAAGAGATCGATAATTGTTTCCTCTCCAAAATAGTTGAGTCCAATTTCGTTGTGACGGTCGGGTCTTCGCATCAGGCTGGGCGTCCACACCTCGCAGGTGATGCCGTAGGGTTTGAACTCCTCACGATTTTCGTTAAACACATTTAAAATCTCGGAATTCATCATGTTTAATTACACATACAGGTAGTTTTGGTTTGAAACCGAGATTAAATTAACTTTTTGATTATTGATTAGACTACACGTTCACCATGAAGAATTTTCTTGCTCCCTTTTTTTTGATACTTAGCACCAGCCTCCTGTTCAGTCAGCCAGTGCAAAAACATCGGGTAGTTATCCTGTCCGATATAGAGGCAGAACCCGATGATATTGAATCTTTCGCCCGACTGGTGTTGTACTCGAATGTGATAGACATAAAGGGAATGGTAGCCACCACCTCCATCTGGAAGAAAACAAGTGTGGCCCCGGAGTCAATTCGGAAAGTGATCAGGGCCTACGGCAAGGTTCAGCCTAACCTTTTGAAGCACGAAGCTGGTTTTCCGGAAGCCGAAGATTTGCTGGCGATAGTGAAGCAAGGGCTGCCGGTATATGGCATGTTGGGAGTGGGCGATGGAAAGGACTCAGAAGGGTCAGATTGGATTATCAAAGTGCTTGAGGAAAAGGACGACCGCCCTTTGTGGGTAACAGCCTGGGGGGGCGTGAACACACTGGCCCAGGCCCTGCACAAGATACAGAAAACCAAGTCGCCCGCAGAAGCAAAGCGACTCGTCGCCAAGCTGCGGGTTTATACGATATCGGACCAGGATGACAGCGGCATTTGGATCAGGAATAGCTTCCCCAGCCTGTTTTACATTGTTAGTCCTGGCGACCACTACGGCAGCGCCACGTGGAGTGCCATCAACAGCGTGATTAAAGGCATAGACAATGAAAAAATAAGCAACCCGTGGATAGTGCAGAACATTCAGCAAGGCCATGGTCCTGTGGGCGTGGAATACCCGGACGTGGCCTGGGGCATGGAAGGCGATACGCCATCGTTCCTGGGTTTGATACCTAACGGGCTCAATGAGCCGGAGCATCCGGAATGGGGTGGCTGGGGTGGCCGCTACGAGCTCTACAAGCCAGATATCGCTACACTAAGGCAGGGAAGCTCAGGCGTTCCGTTTGAGCCTGAAACCAGACCGATATGGACGGATACAAAGGATAATTATACGCCGTATGTGCCCAGTCTGTACGGACGCACCGTTCGCAGAGATACCGTTTCTTTCAATAACAACAAGGCCACGTTGTTTCGCTGGAGAGACGATTTTCAGAATGACTTTGCTGCCAGAATGGACTGGTGCACCATGTCGTATGAAGAAGCTAACCACCCGCCAACGCCTGTGCTGGAGCATGCTGATCGGCTGACGGTGAAGTCAGGAGAGGGCTTTTCGCTGGATGCCTTCAGCTCTACCGACCCTGATGGCGATAACCTCAGCTTTCTCTGGTTCCACTACCCCGAGGCAGGCAGCCATAAGAAGCAAATAGATATCTCTGCTGAAAACGTACATGGGGTGTATGTGAAGGCACCGGTTGTCGACAAGGAAGAAACACTACATTTCATCCTGAAACTGTCAGACAAGGGGAGCCCGGTATTGACCAGGTATAAAAGAGTGATTGTGACTGTTGTGCCAAAGTAGCGGAGGCACTGAGGTCATCAGTTCTGTTGTGCTGCCGGCATGTTTGCGAGCCGGGCAAGGTGCCTGAGATGGACATTTGAAGGATTCCTTTCGCTGTGAAGAAAAAACAAGTAGCTTAGCGAGCCCTGGAGGATAGCAAGCGAAGGCGTGTTATATCCAACCAATAGGCAAATAAAGTGATCATCTAATGTTCAGGCATCAAGGTAAAAGCAGGACACTGAAGCATAACCTGCAAATTGCCACCGTACTTTCCTTTGTAGCTGGCATTGTGAACGTAACTGGTTTTTTGGCTCTCCAACAGTTAACTACAAATGTAACCGGCCACTTCGCACTGTTTATCTACGACGTGTCAAATCTGGAGTTTTGGAGAGGGACGGTGTATTTCCTTTACATTTTCTCTTTCTTCTTTGGCTCCTTCTTGTCAAGCTTTCTTATTGAGCTCTTCCGGGAAAATAAAAAATGGAACGTTTACGTTTTGCCCACAACAATTGAGTCTCTGGTTTTGCTCTCTATAGGTCTGCTGAGCAATGTGGTGGACATCACTTATCCTGATGTCATCGCCTGTTTACTCCTTTTTGCCATGGGGCTTCAGAATTCTTATGTGACAAAAATTTCCAACACAATCGTAAGAACCACTCACCTTACAGGGCTCTTCACCGACTTGGGTATTGAAATTTCGCAGCTACTCTTCCCTAAATCGCATCCGAACAGGGTAAAACTCAAATCGACCATCAAACTGCGCATATACATTATTTCATTCTTTTTTGCCGGAGGACTTGCCGGCGGTTTTTTCTATTCTAAAATCGACCTGAAATTAAATACGCTGGTATTTGCTGCCGTAGTTTTATTGCTAAGCTTGCTATTCGACGATTTTCGATACAGTTTGATCAGGGCTAAGAGAAAATATCGCCAAAAATGAAAGCTACTCCCGAATCCATGGACGTAACTTTCGTACGATCTTACTGGCTGACACAGCTATTTCTGTGAAGAGAGGGTCATTATTGCTGTTATTTCCCCTCCAGGTACTCTCTCAAGCTCCTTCCCACAATATCCGTCCATCCGGCGGCGAAGTTTTCAGGTACCAAATCCGGATTGCCGCTATTGAAGCTTTCCAGGTTGGCGTGAGTAAGTCGCACCAACGTGGAGTTCCCCTGGTCAAACAGCTCCCAGGTCACGTAAGAGATGCCTGGCTCTCCGTCGTAGCGCCAGCTGTGGGCTAGTTTTTTCTCCTTAATCACTTCCGTCACCTCGCAAATGTGCAGGTACTGTTTTTCCGGTGGGCCGCCTTTAAACCGGAACTCAAAACCCACCTCAGCTTTGAACTCAGCCAGATCAAAGTACCAAACCTTCATTTTGTCTTTGTCGGTAATGGCTTCCCACACTTTTTTAGCGGGTGCGTTGTATATTTTTTCGATGGTAAATGGAGTCTTTTCCATATTATTGTTTGGTTATAGATGATTATACATTTCGGCGTACTGCGCCTTCAAGCTGTCTTGTTTGTCTGGTATGTTTGGTGTTGCCTGGTCGCCTTCCAGCGTTTTCTCCAGTGTATCGAGCATAAAGTGCCAGCCCGCCGGAACGGACTTTGCCCATTGCCCATCCACTTTACTATGCGTAAGTGTAAGAAGACATCGTTCGGAACCCAGCTCCTGAAGCTCCCAGGTAACAAGCTCCTCTTCCCAGTAGTACTCAAACAGCTTCCTCTGGATGATCCTGGTTATTTTTCCAAATGATTCTGAATTGTCAGGTTCAGGAAAGCGGATGACCATTTTGCCACCTGGTTTGAATTCCATTTCTGTTGCCATGAACCATGTCGCCAGCTTGTCGGGATTTGTAATTGCCTCCCAAACAGCTTCGGAACTAAACGGAAACTCTCGTTCGAATACCACTTTGTACCCATCGGGTTCATTGGTGAGTTTTCCGGGGTTTAGCAGGTCACTCATAATTTTTGTCTTGTTTTGTATTTTGGCCATTCTCCAGAAACATCTCAAGTGCATCCAACTTCTGCGTCCAGAAGGCCCTCATCTTTGCTGTCCAGTCTGTTACCTCCTTCAATCCATCGAGCCTGGCGCTGCAAAAGCTCTCCCTGCCTCTTTTTTCAATATCGATCAGTCCACACTCTTTCAGTAACTTTAAATGCTTGGCCACCGCTGGCCTGCTGATGTCGAACTTGTCGGCCACAGTGTTAAGATTCAGAGGCTGGCTGGCCAGCATCGTAATGATCTCTCGCCTTGTGGGGTCGGCTATGGCTGCGAATACGTCTCTTTGCATTAGGGAACCTTTTGGTTTCGAATATACAAAGGAAACCTTTTAGTTTCCTAATATGACTACCCATTTTTTTCAATAGCTGCCTGAGGCTGGTTTTGGACGCTTCTGGCGGCAAATTCTTGGGTTTCAGTGGTGTTAAAAATGCGAGGCCGCTGAATAATTGTAAATTCATTCATTGACTACCTTAATTTTTGACTATGAGACGATACCTGATCATGATCCTCTTCTGCACCTCTGTATTTAGTGTCGCTGCTCAGGGTGTGCAAAAAGATGCCGATGGCTTTGAGTACTTTGAAATGCAGGAAGGAGATACAACGGACATCATGAAAAAGTATTTTTTTGTGATGCTCAATAGCGGCCCAACCAGAAGCCAGACGAAGGAAGAAGCGGCGGCCATTCAGGAGAAGCACCTGGCGCATATCAACTGGATGGCAAGCAATGGCTATGTAAACCTGGCTGGGCCAGTTGAGTCCGAAGATGAATTCAGGGGGATTTTGGTCTTCAACGTAACCTCTTTGGAGGAGGTGAAAAAGCTGGTGGCGATGGATCCGGCCGTAAAAGCAGGCTGGCTGGTCATGAAGATATATCCCTGGTGGTGCGTTAAAGGAGGGATGTTGCGCTAACTGAAAATCAACACATTAGTAGTAATAATTGCGTCGGCGGCTTATCTTCGGGAGGACATTGCTTATAACCTTGAGATTTATCCGGCCAACCAAAGTTTTTCTTTTTGTTGTTCTGCTTTCTATGCCCGCCGCTGTTTTTTCGCAAGCGAGCACTATTGATAGATTGAAAGCAGAAAACGGAGCCTATACCGGCTTGGACAGTGTAAAAGTTGATATGCTCAACAGACTGGCCCTTGAAAATCAGTTTGTTTCTATTCTCGAAGCATTTGCTTACGGACGTGAGGCACTGGAACTAAGTGTGGAAATTGGCTACGTGAACGGTGAAGCCTATGCCTACCGAAACCTTGGAAGCAGCTATGCGATACGTCAGGATTTTGTCACTGCTGTGCAACTGTTGGAGAAAGCGCAGGCACTTTTCGAGACAATTGGCTCGCAAAGAGGAGTGGCCGACTGTTATATTTCCATGGGGCATGTGTACAGATGGCAGCTTGACTACTTCAAAGCCATTGAATATCAAAAAAAGGCCGCTGATATCTATGTAAAGCTTGATATGCCAGAGCGTTATGGTGTCACTCTTCATAATCTTGGTGAGAACTACCTTCTGGTAGGCGACCTGAAAACAGCGCAACAAGTTACCCAGCAGGCTACAAAGATTTTCATGGAGGTGGAGAATAAGCAGGTGTTAACATCATGTTACAAGGTGTTTGGACAAATTGCCTTTGAGAGGAAAGATTTTAAAGGTGCCGAAGGATATTTCAAGGAGGCGCTGGCTATTTCCGACGAGCTGGGCAAAGATTCTCAAAAAGAAGCCACATTTGATGTTTACTTGATGCTGGCTAAAATTTATCACCAATGGGGGCGGAGGTCTGACGAGGAGAAAATGCTTAAGCAGGGCCTTTTATTAGCTGGAGATAACGTGCTGCTTTCGCAGGAACGGCGGGCCTACACACAACTTGTTAACCATTATTTTTTCTACAAGGAATATGAGTTGGCAGACAAAACTTTTGATGCTTTCAGTCTTATCAACGAAAAAATATACGAGCAGCAAAAAATAGAAATGGCCAATATGATGGAGCAAGTGCTTCAAACGATAAAGGTGGCCAATGAGAATGAGCTGCTCAAGCAGGAAAGGCGGTTGCAGGAAGAAAGGATTACGCTGCAGCAATATCAGATTTACTTTTTTGTGTTTTCCATTGCCTTGCTCGGTATGTTGGCACTTCTTTTGGTTCGTTCAGGCAGGCTGCGGAAGAAGTATACCGAGGAACTGGCCGCAACAAACGAATTGATAGAAGAGAAATCGAAAAAGCTTGAAGAGTTGGTGCGGGTAAAGGACAAGTTCTTCTCCATCATATCTCACGACCTTCGCAGCCCCATAAGTACCCTGGCCCAGTTTGTGGTGATGTTGAAGACTAGCTACAAAAATTTTTCTGATCAGGAAATGGAGGATGTGCTTGAAAAGTTTGACTCGCAACTGACCTCGACACTTTCGCTGGCCGATGATATCATTCTTTGGGCGAAAGCAGAGATTAATCAGGCTCCCGGAATAAATGATGCTTTTGAAGTAAATAAAGCCATAGAAGCTGTGGTCAAGGTGGCAGCTGAGCAGCTGCGAATGAAAGGAATTGTTTTGCAGTCAGAAATTGGCAACCACCTGATGGTGTCAGCAAACAGGGATCAGCTGGAGTTTTGCATTAGGAATATTCTAAGCAACTCGATAAAGTTCACGCCTACAGGCGGGCACATCGGTATCGGCACCTTTTCCGAAGGAAACATGGTGGCTGTGAAAATAGAAGATAACGGAACCGGTATTTCGCTTGAAAAGCAAAGTATACTGTTTCAAAGCCCGTTGAAACAGAGTGAAGGAGAATTGGGCACCGACGGCGAAAAGGGTAAAGGGCTAGGACTGTACCTTGTGAATGACTTTATAAAGAAAAACGGAGGCAGGGTGGAAGTGTCCAGTGAAGAGGGGAAAGGCTCCGTTTTCACACTCTATATTCCCGTTGCCACGGCGTCATAGGATATCGCCAACCACCTCAACGGCGCTAAAGTTGGAAAAACAACAAGCCCTTAGCTCAAGATTAGCGCCTCATCATGTTGCCCAGCGCCGCTTTTGCTCCTCCCATTTTGTTCATCGTTTTCATCATCTTGCGCATTTGCTCAAACTGCTTCATCAGGTTGTTCACCTCCTGAACGCTGGTGCCACTTCCCTTGGCAATGCGCTGACGGCGGCTGCCGTTGATGAGATCCGGATTTTCTCTCTCCTTAGGTGTCATCGACTTAATGATCGCCTCAATAGGTTTGAATGAATCATCATCGACATCCACATCCTTCAGGGCTTTTCCCATGCCTGGAATCATACCCATCAGGTCTTTGATGTTACCCATCTTTTTGATCTGATCGATTTGAGAAAGGAAGTCATCAAAGCCAAATTGGTTTTTGCGGATCTTTTTATTGATCCTGTCGGCTTCCTGTTGATCGAAGGCTTCCTGGGCCTTTTCTACCAATGAAACCACGTCACCCATACCCAAGATTCTCTGGGCCATCCTGTCGGGGTGGAACAGGTCGATGGCATCCATTTTCTCGCCCGTGGAAATAAACTTGATAGGCTTGTCAACCACGGCCCTGATAGACAGTGCCGCACCACCACGTGTGTCACCGTCCAGCTTAGTCAACACTACGCCGTCAAAGTTGAGTCTTTCGTTGAAGGTTTTGGCCGTGTTTACAGCGTCCTGACCTGTCATCGAGTCGACTACGAAAAGCGTTTCAGTGGGCTTGAGCGATTTTTTCAGACCTTCAATCTCCGCCATCATTTGGTCATCGACAGCCAAACGACCGGCCGTATCGACAATCACTATTTTCTTGCCTGTCTTCTTCGCTTGTGCGATACCATTCTGGGCAATCTGAAGAGCATTTTTGTTTTCAGGCTCTGCATATACCTCTACGCCTACCTGCTCGCCCAGCACTTTCAACTGGTCGATTGCCGCAGGACGATAAATATCGCAAGCCACCAGCAGTACCTGGCGACCTTGTTTTTTCAATCTGTTGGCTAGCTTGCCAGTGAAGGTCGTCTTACCAGAACCCTGCAAACCTGATATAAGAATCACTGCCGGATCACCAGTGATGTTGATATCGGCCTGAGAGCCGCCCATGAGGCTGGTGAGCTCCTCGTGCACAATTTTGGTCAGCAACTGGCCCGGAGAAACAGCAATAAGCACATCACGGCCAAGGGCCTTTTCTTTGATGCCGTCAGTTACTTCTTTGGCTACTTTATAGTTTACGTCGGCTTCTACCAGCGCACGACGGATTTCTTTGATCGTGCTGGCAACGTTAATCTCTGATATTTTTCCCTGACCTTTGAGGGTCTTAATCGCTCTGTCGAGCTTTACACTTAAACTATCGAACATGCTTCAATGCTATTTTGAGGTGCAAAGATAGAACAAAGTGCGCAAGTGTGCATGCAATCAATCGGATAAGTGTTTACGTAAACAGGCTGGCGGACAATCGAAATCCGGCTACAATGACATCGCATGGTCGGCGGGCACATCTACACCATTCCATATCTTTTTGGAAGTCCAGTCTGCTGCTGGTGCAGCCCAAAAGCTGTTATCAGGTGCTAATCCGAGTGGGAGGTAAGCCATGGAGCAAAGATAAAGGCTGCCGGTGGAGATGTATCCTTCGGCAATCGCAGGCTGGTGCCCGCAGAACCCAATAGTGAGCCAGCCATTTTTATCAAATGTGCCTTCTGCCCCCATTATTTTTTTCATGGAAGTGGTAAGCGCCGACCGGATGCTGGCCGGTGATATACCCTCGCTAAGCTTTTCCATTAGTGTTATTTGCGCCAGCAACTGAAAGGCACCGATTCGGTAGGGTAGCGAGCGGCCAATTGGCGGGAAGGAACCATCAGACATAATCAATCGCTCCTGAATGGCGGCATAACGCTGCCCGATTTTCAGGAACTTGTCAAATGCCTTTTGAAAGTACTGATCGTTGCGTTTGTCGAAGGGGATCATTGTGGCGGTGATATCCAAAAGAAAAGGCTGGATGACGTAGCTGTTGTAATAGTCCCAGTGGAAATCCTCGCCATCTCCAAAAACACCGTCGCCTTTGTACCAGCTTTCCATTTGCCTAACTGCGAGCTCTATTCTTACAGCGTCGCCTTCATTGTAGAATTTGGCCAGGGCGGCTTCCACCATGGCGCTGAAAAGAATCCAGTTGCTGTGGTAGGGCCTGATCACTCTGCTGGAGACAAATGCGTTTTTCAGATTAAGTTTTGTGGCGCTATCGAGGGATTCCCAAAGCTCTTTTGGGGCACGAATCAATGCGTGGGCCAGGAAGGCGGCATCTACCAGGGGCTGGGCATGCTCCGTGAAATTCATAAAATCAGGAGAGCCAGGATCTACCGCTTTGCCGATGGCTGTTCTTGAAAGGTCAGCATATTTTTTTCGCAGATCCTCTTCCTTGCCTGTTAGGCTCGTTGATGCCAGCCAGGGAGCCATTCCAGAAAGCAGCCTCCCGAAGGCTTCAAGGTAGGTGACCTGCCTTCTAGAGGTTTCCTGTCCTTCTTTGCACTCCACTGGCATGTTCTTTTTCAGCGTGCCCGCTGCCAGGTTAGTCAGCACAGGATCTGCTATTTTGACAAGCATGTTTACCCAATAAGTTCTGTCGTCTTCAGCGGCTACTTCTGCGCCGTTGGGGAAGGCAGATAGAGAAGCTGGTGTCATTAAGCCAAGTGCGCCAACGCCAGCGGCATTTTTTATGAAGTTTCTTCTTTCCATGGTATTAGTTACTGCAATTCGGTAAAAAACACAAACACCCGACATTTTTGAATATGCCAGGTGCTGTAGGTAGTTGCGTTTGCAAACTGCCTGTGGTTAAGCGAGCTTTGCTTTTTCAGGATCCCAGTTCACAATTCTGTTTTCGAAGTAGCTTAGGTTAGAGCAAAGAGCCGGGCCTGCTGCCCGCATGCCAAACAAAGCGTCTTCCAGAATGGGCTTACCCTCTCTAATACCAGCATAAAAATTGGTGTGATGTGAAATATCGGCGCTGTAGCCTTGTGGCGTTTTGTATTCCACTTCCGGAATCAGCATTTCGGGTGCCTCCGGTGGAAACTCCGCTTTGTACCACTTCTCAAACTCTTTTTGCTGTGCTTCTGTAAATGTGTTGAAGCTGTCCCAGCCGCCGTAACCTGGTGCTTTTTTGATTTTATTTCTTTCAACAGTGAGCCCACTCCAGCCGAGGGTGATGGTGCCTTCGCTGCCGACCAGGCGCACTCTGGAGCCACCACCTCCGCCATCCACAAAGTTGACCCTCATTTGTAGATTGAAGGCTGGGTGCTTGGCTGTGGCAGGGTAGTCGTGGATGGAGCACATCAGGTCTGGCACGTCCCGGCCGTCTTTCCAATAGCGCAGGCCACCCGATGCATAGATTCTATTGGGCCCCGTTGAGCCGGTGATCGTGTGGAAGTTGGTGAACAAGTGAACGAAAAGGTCGCCCGCTATGCCTGTGCCGTAGTCCTGATAGTTTCTCCAGCGGAAGAACCTCTTGGCATCGAAGGGTACTTTTGGCGCATCGCCAAGGTAGCGATCCCAGTCAACCGTGGCCGGGCTCGCATCGGTGGGAATTGAGTACTGCCAGGCGCCGCTGCCACCCTGGCGGTCGTTGTAAGTTTCCACCATGATCAGCTGCCCTATGGCGCCGGACTCATAAATCTCTTTGGCCTTGTGGCTCACCAGGTTGCTGGCCGACTGGCTGCCTACCTGAAACACTTTCTTAGTTTTGGCTTGAGTATCGATTACTGCCTGGCCTTCGTCGAGCTTATGCACCATGGGTTTTTCACAATACACATGCTTGCCTTTGTTCATGGCATCGATGGAAATGCGGTCGTGCCAGTGGTCAGAAGTGGCGATGATCACCGCATCAACATCTTTTCGGTCCAATATCTCCTTGTAGTCTTTTGTGGTGAAAATGTCCTTTCCGTAAAGCTCTTTCGTGCGATCAAGC contains:
- a CDS encoding GxxExxY protein, producing MTTLHENDISRIIVNKLYEIHSQLGPGLFETVYETILHHELTADGLKVEKQIAIPVVWKGIKMDQGFRADLIVEDKVIVEIKSIESLADVHKKQLLTYLKLTGLKLGLLVNFNESLIKNGIIRIVNNL
- a CDS encoding pyruvate dehydrogenase complex E1 component subunit beta, producing the protein MREIQFREALREAMNEEMRKDPKIFLMGEEVAEYNGAYKVSQGMLDEFGPERVIDTPIAELGFGGLGVGAAMNGLRPIIEFMTFNFSLVAIDQIINGAAKMMSMSGGQFNVPIVFRGPTGNAGQLSSQHSQNFENWFANTPGLKVVVPSNPYDAKGLLKSSIRDDDPVIFMESELMYGDKGEVPESEYLIPLGTAKVVREGNDVTIVSFGKMMKVAFEAADALQQEGVSAEVIDLMSVRPIDYDTVVNSVKKTNRLVIVEEAWPLASIASEITYHIQRYAFDYLDAPVRRVTNLDVPLPYAPTLIEFILPNAKKTIDAVNAVMYR
- a CDS encoding DUF1593 domain-containing protein, with the protein product MKNFLAPFFLILSTSLLFSQPVQKHRVVILSDIEAEPDDIESFARLVLYSNVIDIKGMVATTSIWKKTSVAPESIRKVIRAYGKVQPNLLKHEAGFPEAEDLLAIVKQGLPVYGMLGVGDGKDSEGSDWIIKVLEEKDDRPLWVTAWGGVNTLAQALHKIQKTKSPAEAKRLVAKLRVYTISDQDDSGIWIRNSFPSLFYIVSPGDHYGSATWSAINSVIKGIDNEKISNPWIVQNIQQGHGPVGVEYPDVAWGMEGDTPSFLGLIPNGLNEPEHPEWGGWGGRYELYKPDIATLRQGSSGVPFEPETRPIWTDTKDNYTPYVPSLYGRTVRRDTVSFNNNKATLFRWRDDFQNDFAARMDWCTMSYEEANHPPTPVLEHADRLTVKSGEGFSLDAFSSTDPDGDNLSFLWFHYPEAGSHKKQIDISAENVHGVYVKAPVVDKEETLHFILKLSDKGSPVLTRYKRVIVTVVPK
- a CDS encoding YoaK family protein, yielding MFRHQGKSRTLKHNLQIATVLSFVAGIVNVTGFLALQQLTTNVTGHFALFIYDVSNLEFWRGTVYFLYIFSFFFGSFLSSFLIELFRENKKWNVYVLPTTIESLVLLSIGLLSNVVDITYPDVIACLLLFAMGLQNSYVTKISNTIVRTTHLTGLFTDLGIEISQLLFPKSHPNRVKLKSTIKLRIYIISFFFAGGLAGGFFYSKIDLKLNTLVFAAVVLLLSLLFDDFRYSLIRAKRKYRQK
- a CDS encoding SRPBCC family protein, with amino-acid sequence MEKTPFTIEKIYNAPAKKVWEAITDKDKMKVWYFDLAEFKAEVGFEFRFKGGPPEKQYLHICEVTEVIKEKKLAHSWRYDGEPGISYVTWELFDQGNSTLVRLTHANLESFNSGNPDLVPENFAAGWTDIVGRSLREYLEGK
- a CDS encoding SRPBCC family protein, encoding MSDLLNPGKLTNEPDGYKVVFEREFPFSSEAVWEAITNPDKLATWFMATEMEFKPGGKMVIRFPEPDNSESFGKITRIIQRKLFEYYWEEELVTWELQELGSERCLLTLTHSKVDGQWAKSVPAGWHFMLDTLEKTLEGDQATPNIPDKQDSLKAQYAEMYNHL
- a CDS encoding ArsR/SmtB family transcription factor translates to MQRDVFAAIADPTRREIITMLASQPLNLNTVADKFDISRPAVAKHLKLLKECGLIDIEKRGRESFCSARLDGLKEVTDWTAKMRAFWTQKLDALEMFLENGQNTKQDKNYE
- a CDS encoding YciI family protein; the encoded protein is MRRYLIMILFCTSVFSVAAQGVQKDADGFEYFEMQEGDTTDIMKKYFFVMLNSGPTRSQTKEEAAAIQEKHLAHINWMASNGYVNLAGPVESEDEFRGILVFNVTSLEEVKKLVAMDPAVKAGWLVMKIYPWWCVKGGMLR